The following coding sequences are from one Haploplasma axanthum window:
- a CDS encoding sensor domain-containing diguanylate cyclase, which translates to MNSLITISKIFSSFDEAIYIVDKTRKIVYFNPIAEKITGFSSNEIVGKHCFDNILNHIDSTGKNLCINGCPLLKTINENIVVQDNVFLHHKDGHRIPVYVKTIPYIEDNILLGAVELFSTKIEREMIDKENIIKENLSMIDPLTGLLNRNFLSYRVHELISKQDSNYAVLFLDIDDFKTINDNYGHLVGDKVLEIVSTTILANTTNDDFVIRFGGEEIIIFLKTPNLETAFRKAEQLRIVINASEERNIRYRPKVTIGVSMYDKKLPLNTSIELADKAMYYGKQKGKNQVSFNY; encoded by the coding sequence ATGAATAGTTTAATAACAATTTCGAAGATATTTTCATCATTCGATGAAGCGATATATATAGTAGATAAAACGAGGAAAATTGTATACTTTAATCCTATAGCTGAAAAAATTACTGGTTTTAGTTCTAATGAAATTGTTGGAAAACACTGTTTTGATAATATCCTTAATCATATTGATTCTACTGGTAAAAATCTTTGTATAAATGGTTGTCCCTTATTAAAAACAATCAACGAAAACATTGTTGTACAAGATAACGTTTTTTTACATCATAAAGATGGTCATAGAATACCTGTTTATGTTAAAACTATTCCTTATATTGAAGATAATATTCTATTAGGTGCAGTTGAACTTTTCTCAACAAAAATTGAAAGAGAAATGATTGATAAAGAAAATATTATTAAAGAAAACCTTTCAATGATTGATCCATTAACCGGTCTATTAAATCGTAACTTCTTGTCTTATCGCGTTCACGAGCTCATTAGCAAACAAGATTCAAATTATGCTGTTTTATTCTTAGATATTGATGACTTCAAAACAATCAATGATAACTACGGACATTTAGTTGGTGATAAAGTATTAGAAATTGTTTCAACAACGATTCTTGCAAATACAACAAATGATGATTTTGTAATACGCTTCGGTGGGGAAGAGATTATCATTTTTCTAAAAACTCCTAATCTTGAAACAGCATTTAGAAAAGCTGAACAATTAAGAATTGTCATTAATGCTTCTGAAGAACGTAATATTAGATATCGTCCTAAAGTTACAATTGGAGTATCAATGTATGATAAAAAACTTCCTTTAAACACATCAATTGAACTTGCTGATAAAGCAATGTATTATGGCAAACAGAAGGGAAAAAACCAAGTTTCATTTAATTATTGA
- the uppS gene encoding polyprenyl diphosphate synthase has translation MKKTLNVPNHVAIIMDGNGRWAKKRLLPRSTGHYFGGMNVQKIANYANNIGIKVLTLYAFSTENWNRPVDEVNFLMTKPIEIVTPKIDSIVKSNIKIIFIGRKDRVPKPLLSLMIKLESLTINNTGLLLNIAFDYGAYDELITAISKMKDSTIEELEKNLMISTPVDLLIRTSGEQRLSNFLLWQAAYAELYFTKKHWPAFTPKELSKAIIEFNKRDRRYGKIK, from the coding sequence ATGAAAAAAACACTTAATGTCCCTAATCATGTTGCAATCATCATGGATGGTAATGGCAGATGGGCTAAAAAAAGATTGTTACCACGTTCAACTGGCCACTATTTTGGTGGTATGAATGTTCAAAAAATTGCTAATTATGCAAACAATATTGGAATTAAAGTTTTAACTTTATATGCATTTAGTACTGAAAATTGGAATAGACCTGTTGATGAAGTTAATTTTCTAATGACTAAACCGATTGAAATTGTTACTCCTAAAATTGATTCTATTGTTAAATCTAATATAAAAATTATTTTTATTGGTAGAAAAGATCGAGTACCAAAGCCACTTCTTTCATTAATGATTAAATTAGAATCATTAACAATTAATAACACTGGTTTATTACTTAATATTGCTTTTGATTATGGTGCTTATGATGAACTTATTACTGCAATTTCTAAAATGAAAGATTCAACTATTGAGGAATTAGAAAAGAACTTAATGATTTCAACGCCTGTTGATCTATTAATACGAACAAGTGGTGAACAAAGATTATCAAATTTTTTATTATGGCAAGCCGCATATGCTGAACTTTATTTCACTAAGAAGCATTGGCCAGCATTTACACCAAAAGAACTTTCAAAAGCTATAATTGAATTTAATAAACGAGATCGAAGATATGGTAAAATAAAATGA
- the pfkA gene encoding 6-phosphofructokinase, producing the protein MKIAILTSGGDAPGMNVAIRAAVRYGIKKGHEIYGVYSGYVGLIKGDFVKLDHKRMSGIISMGGTFLKTARLEEFKDAKFQEKAVENLKKKGIEGLIVIGGDGSYRGALALHNLGVKVVTIPGTIDNDIYGTDYTLGFHTALDTIVSAMDKLRDTSVSHQRCSIIEVMGRNCGDLALYAAISGGAEILVTPEHKLSKEDIIASLTQYKKEDRTHAIVVVTEHQMDVFEFAKEITEKSKFTSVATILGYVQRGGSPSAQDRILGTRMGAYAIDLFDQKISGVAIGIENDRLVYLPIGVVINNKRPVNPLYKLVTEVS; encoded by the coding sequence ATGAAGATTGCGATTTTAACATCTGGGGGAGACGCACCAGGAATGAACGTTGCCATTCGTGCTGCGGTACGTTATGGTATCAAAAAAGGACATGAAATCTATGGTGTATATAGTGGATATGTTGGTTTAATCAAAGGTGACTTTGTTAAACTAGACCATAAACGAATGTCAGGTATTATATCTATGGGTGGAACATTTTTAAAAACTGCAAGATTAGAAGAATTTAAAGATGCTAAGTTTCAAGAAAAGGCTGTAGAAAATTTAAAGAAGAAAGGAATTGAAGGCTTAATAGTTATTGGTGGAGACGGTTCATATCGTGGAGCACTAGCACTTCATAATTTGGGTGTTAAAGTTGTGACAATTCCAGGAACAATTGATAATGATATTTATGGTACTGACTATACTCTTGGATTCCATACTGCACTTGATACAATTGTATCTGCGATGGATAAGTTAAGAGATACATCTGTTTCACACCAACGTTGTTCAATTATTGAAGTAATGGGAAGAAACTGTGGTGATTTAGCATTGTATGCTGCAATATCTGGTGGTGCTGAAATTCTTGTTACTCCAGAACATAAACTATCAAAAGAAGATATTATCGCTAGTCTAACTCAATATAAGAAAGAAGATAGAACACATGCGATTGTTGTTGTTACCGAACATCAAATGGATGTCTTTGAATTTGCTAAAGAGATTACTGAAAAATCTAAATTTACTTCAGTAGCAACGATTTTAGGATATGTTCAAAGAGGTGGCTCTCCATCCGCTCAAGATCGTATATTAGGTACTCGTATGGGAGCATATGCAATTGACTTGTTTGATCAAAAGATTAGTGGAGTTGCAATAGGGATTGAAAATGATCGATTAGTTTATTTACCAATTGGTGTTGTAATAAATAATAAACGCCCAGTTAATCCACTTTACAAACTAGTTACAGAGGTTTCATAA
- a CDS encoding HD-GYP domain-containing protein — translation MSKIIIADSFRMFEDKINDDFEYVFVSPDTVINVLENDCYKALILTSDFSEIFHKIRQIKGHENSYIITFSNDEFSFICSDITYDGNITLENFLDALTKIRILLSPLHHASIFNFLKRLLVAKDSDMLSQLYRVPDLVNFIIRKLIEEKVYIELLTKQLIKDTVFFSTFHDIGKLTIVNENLHFTGEFDEHQRKTMKLHTTLGYEFFTAVTSIFPELKSQTAENIIYYHHEWYNGNGYPKGLSYDEIPLEARIVAIADVYDALRSKRKYKDSFTHEESFNILLKEKGSHFDPKIIEVLEKHQDELNKEYQKFL, via the coding sequence ATGAGTAAAATAATTATAGCTGATTCCTTTAGAATGTTTGAAGACAAAATCAATGATGATTTTGAATATGTATTTGTATCACCTGATACGGTTATTAATGTTTTAGAAAATGATTGTTACAAAGCATTAATACTTACTTCTGATTTTTCAGAAATATTTCATAAAATACGACAAATAAAAGGACATGAAAATTCTTATATTATAACTTTCTCAAATGACGAATTTTCTTTTATTTGTTCTGATATAACCTATGATGGAAATATAACTTTAGAAAACTTTTTAGATGCATTAACAAAAATTAGAATTCTTCTTTCACCTCTACACCATGCATCTATATTTAACTTCTTAAAAAGATTGCTTGTCGCTAAAGATTCGGACATGCTTTCACAACTATATCGGGTACCAGACTTAGTAAATTTTATTATTCGAAAACTTATAGAAGAAAAAGTCTATATTGAACTACTAACAAAACAACTTATAAAAGATACAGTCTTCTTTTCAACTTTTCATGATATTGGTAAATTAACCATCGTTAATGAAAATCTTCATTTTACTGGTGAATTTGATGAACACCAAAGAAAAACTATGAAATTACATACAACCCTTGGTTATGAATTCTTTACTGCAGTAACATCAATTTTTCCAGAATTAAAGTCACAAACAGCCGAAAATATTATTTATTATCATCACGAATGGTATAATGGTAATGGTTACCCAAAAGGACTTTCATATGATGAAATACCTTTAGAAGCAAGAATAGTTGCTATTGCTGATGTTTATGATGCATTAAGATCAAAGCGTAAATACAAAGACTCGTTCACACATGAGGAATCATTCAATATTCTTTTAAAAGAAAAGGGTAGTCACTTTGATCCAAAAATCATTGAAGTCTTAGAAAAACATCAAGACGAATTAAATAAAGAATATCAAAAATTCTTATAG
- a CDS encoding 6-phosphofructokinase yields MEKLKGAVLLGQSGGPTSVINASAAGVFLAALDSEYVTDVFGAVHGVKGILNEEFYDMRKEDRAELERLKNTPSSSIGSVRYKLADPAKDDTDYKRLLEVFKKYNIRYFFYNGGNDSMDTANKINEFFKNSGYDCRIMGVPKTIDNDLNGTDHSPGFASAAKYIATTFMELFHDATVYDTKQVTIVEVMGRNAGWLTAAAALAQAKGQGPDLIFLPEQPFDLEFFNKRVEEVVNAKGKAIVAISEGVQTKDGKYIPELFKDLHTDSFGHAQLGGTAQVLAEEIGGKLNVKVRAIEFSLMQRSAAHLASKVDVEEAFNAGKLAVEAAINGESGKMVGFKRISSKPYVMEYVLLPLSLAANHERKVPLEWILPNNEGLTQDFVDYALPLIQGDCKAELEDGLPRFAKLKKVRVAKR; encoded by the coding sequence ATGGAAAAATTAAAAGGCGCTGTTTTACTTGGACAATCAGGTGGACCAACAAGTGTTATTAACGCTAGTGCTGCAGGTGTGTTTTTAGCTGCACTTGATAGTGAATATGTAACTGATGTTTTCGGTGCTGTTCATGGTGTTAAAGGTATTTTAAATGAAGAATTCTACGATATGCGTAAAGAAGATCGTGCAGAATTAGAAAGATTAAAAAATACTCCTTCTTCATCAATTGGTAGTGTTCGTTATAAATTAGCTGACCCAGCAAAAGATGATACAGATTACAAACGTTTATTAGAAGTATTTAAAAAGTATAATATTCGTTACTTCTTCTATAATGGAGGAAATGATTCAATGGATACTGCAAACAAAATAAATGAATTTTTCAAAAATTCAGGTTATGATTGCCGTATCATGGGAGTACCTAAAACAATCGATAACGATTTAAATGGTACTGACCACTCTCCAGGATTTGCAAGTGCTGCAAAATATATTGCAACAACTTTCATGGAGTTATTCCACGATGCTACAGTTTATGATACAAAACAAGTAACAATCGTTGAAGTTATGGGTAGAAATGCTGGTTGGTTAACTGCTGCTGCTGCTTTAGCACAAGCAAAAGGTCAAGGACCAGACTTAATCTTCTTACCAGAACAACCATTTGACTTAGAATTCTTTAACAAACGTGTTGAAGAAGTTGTTAATGCAAAAGGTAAAGCAATTGTTGCAATTAGTGAAGGTGTACAAACTAAAGATGGAAAATATATTCCTGAATTATTTAAAGACTTACACACTGACTCATTTGGACATGCTCAACTTGGTGGTACTGCACAAGTATTAGCTGAAGAAATTGGCGGAAAATTAAACGTTAAAGTTCGTGCTATCGAATTTAGTTTAATGCAAAGATCTGCAGCTCACTTAGCATCAAAAGTTGACGTTGAAGAAGCATTCAATGCTGGTAAATTAGCTGTTGAAGCTGCAATTAATGGTGAAAGTGGAAAAATGGTTGGTTTCAAACGTATTTCTTCTAAACCATATGTAATGGAATATGTATTATTACCATTATCATTAGCTGCAAACCACGAAAGAAAAGTTCCTCTTGAATGGATTTTACCAAACAATGAAGGATTAACTCAAGATTTCGTTGATTATGCACTTCCATTAATCCAAGGAGACTGCAAAGCTGAACTTGAAGATGGTCTTCCAAGATTTGCTAAACTTAAAAAAGTAAGAGTTGCAAAACGATAA
- a CDS encoding Na/Pi cotransporter family protein, whose protein sequence is MTTESIIMFLGGIALFIFGITLMSDYLKKASGNRFKTIIDKAVNTPLKGILVGTLITAITNSSTGVVVLVIGMVRAGLMTSAQSVGIIMGANIGTTFSAFIISLPIGKYAYAILFVGVICLFLKNKKSVNIGGILTGIGMLFLGLNVMGDGMEKLISLHPAATDSLFQTFSKTSFGGTMSGFLFGTVFTAIIQSSSAATAIIQKLYSLNDPANGIVTLSLRGVLPIILGANLGTTLTGMIAAVGGNDESKRTAWIHVVFNLLGVVVFMIGIHPYYLVTQMIENKFLSPYSMATIAYAHLIQNIVSTVLLMFFIKQIVQLTEWIVPPKNDKKIELVFDEKLIEQSPGVALDFIQKAIFQLSTLVYEYFESTRNYSFTKNNKHLEEADTYEMIIDELDAKIHNYLIKIIRQGDMSHESEDLSKYLDITKDLERIGDHLTNITEFFSIRYDSNHELSIEGKKDMLNLYNLVDKMFISVKTSIESGYTYLPKDVLEIEKEVDILEENARLNYLQRLKVGEFDFAQTSNFTDILSDIERIGDHLNNIASSIIDPMQEDVKYTGLKKREV, encoded by the coding sequence ATGACAACTGAGTCAATTATTATGTTCCTTGGTGGTATTGCCTTATTTATTTTTGGAATAACACTGATGAGCGATTATTTAAAAAAAGCTTCAGGAAATAGATTTAAAACAATTATTGATAAAGCTGTTAATACACCACTTAAAGGAATACTTGTTGGAACATTAATAACTGCAATAACTAATTCTTCAACAGGGGTTGTTGTTTTAGTAATTGGAATGGTTAGAGCAGGTTTAATGACTTCAGCACAAAGTGTGGGAATTATTATGGGGGCAAATATTGGAACAACGTTTTCTGCTTTTATAATTAGTTTACCAATCGGTAAGTATGCATATGCGATTCTATTTGTTGGTGTTATTTGTTTATTTTTAAAGAATAAAAAAAGCGTTAATATCGGTGGGATATTAACAGGGATTGGGATGTTGTTCTTAGGACTTAATGTGATGGGTGATGGAATGGAAAAACTTATTTCTCTTCATCCAGCAGCGACTGACAGTCTATTTCAAACATTCTCTAAAACTAGTTTTGGAGGAACAATGTCAGGATTTTTATTTGGGACAGTCTTCACAGCAATAATTCAATCATCTTCAGCAGCAACAGCAATAATTCAAAAATTATACTCATTAAATGATCCAGCAAATGGAATAGTAACTTTATCTCTAAGAGGCGTATTACCAATTATTTTAGGTGCTAATTTAGGAACAACTTTAACAGGAATGATTGCAGCAGTTGGTGGAAATGATGAGAGTAAACGAACAGCATGGATTCACGTTGTTTTTAATCTCTTAGGTGTTGTAGTATTTATGATTGGAATTCATCCATATTATTTAGTAACACAAATGATTGAGAATAAATTCTTATCACCATATTCAATGGCTACAATTGCGTATGCACATTTAATTCAAAATATTGTATCAACGGTGCTACTAATGTTCTTTATAAAACAAATTGTTCAATTAACAGAATGGATTGTACCACCGAAAAATGATAAGAAAATTGAATTAGTGTTTGATGAAAAACTTATCGAACAATCACCGGGGGTTGCCCTTGATTTTATTCAAAAAGCAATTTTCCAATTATCAACTTTAGTTTATGAATATTTTGAAAGTACTAGAAACTATTCATTTACAAAAAACAATAAGCACTTAGAAGAAGCTGATACATATGAAATGATTATTGATGAATTAGATGCTAAGATTCATAACTATTTAATCAAGATTATTAGACAAGGTGATATGTCACATGAATCTGAAGATTTATCTAAATACTTAGATATAACAAAAGATTTAGAACGTATTGGAGACCATTTAACTAATATTACTGAATTCTTTAGTATTAGATACGATAGTAATCATGAACTTTCAATTGAAGGTAAAAAAGATATGTTAAATCTATATAATTTAGTTGATAAAATGTTTATCAGTGTCAAAACATCAATTGAAAGTGGATATACTTATCTACCCAAAGATGTTTTAGAAATTGAAAAAGAAGTTGATATTTTAGAAGAAAACGCTCGTTTAAACTATCTTCAAAGACTTAAAGTTGGTGAATTTGATTTTGCTCAAACATCAAATTTCACAGATATCTTATCTGATATTGAAAGAATTGGCGATCATTTAAATAATATTGCATCATCAATTATCGATCCGATGCAAGAAGATGTTAAATATACAGGATTAAAGAAGAGAGAGGTATAA
- a CDS encoding NADPH-dependent FMN reductase, with translation MKIGIITTTVREGRQSLNVANWVKKLADERKDGVNYEIVDLKDFNLPIFGAAATAEQGKAIEAWGNKINELDGFIFVTAEYNHSFSGVLKNALDFLKPQFANKAAALIGYGGVGAARAIEQLRLVLAELSVATTQRNVNLLLAADFINFSEFNPQSYQLPSVTELLDQVTAWSKALKTIR, from the coding sequence ATGAAAATAGGAATTATCACTACTACAGTAAGAGAAGGAAGACAATCATTAAATGTTGCTAATTGGGTGAAAAAATTAGCTGATGAAAGAAAAGATGGAGTAAACTACGAAATAGTTGATTTAAAAGATTTTAATTTACCAATCTTTGGAGCTGCAGCTACTGCAGAACAAGGTAAGGCTATCGAAGCATGGGGAAATAAGATTAATGAACTTGATGGATTTATCTTTGTAACTGCTGAATATAATCATTCATTTAGTGGAGTATTAAAAAATGCATTAGATTTCTTAAAACCACAATTTGCTAATAAAGCTGCTGCATTAATCGGTTATGGTGGTGTTGGAGCTGCAAGAGCAATTGAACAATTAAGATTAGTATTAGCTGAATTAAGTGTTGCAACTACTCAAAGAAATGTTAACTTATTATTAGCAGCTGATTTCATTAACTTTAGTGAATTCAATCCACAAAGTTATCAATTACCAAGTGTTACTGAATTATTAGATCAAGTAACTGCATGGTCAAAAGCTTTAAAAACAATTAGATAA
- a CDS encoding aminopeptidase, translated as MLEKLIQKYAELTVKIGVNVQKDQIVVIRSTTETKEFARALTKEAYLVGAKKVYVQWSDDYVGKYTFEHATLETLKEVEQWSIDQTRYFVDENACFISITSPIPGLNAGLDGSKIQASMAARQKAIPFYQAHMMANKTQWVVVGAPNQIWAEKVFPELKGEKAVEALWTAILNSARVYENNNPIADWEKHNKMLRDHNKILNDLNFKHLHFTNELGTDLIVELVPNHIWAGGAETSGKGVIFNPNIPTEESFTMPNKKGTRGKVFATKPLNYQGKLIEDFWLEFKDGKVVAFEAKKENDALKQLVNADEGSSYIGEIALISFDSPISNTNILFYNTLYDENASCHMALGRAYAMNVKGGTTMTQEELDKAGANNSIVHCDFMFGSKDLKIVGLTQDNKEVLVFENGNFVI; from the coding sequence ATGTTAGAAAAATTAATTCAAAAATATGCAGAACTAACTGTTAAAATAGGTGTAAATGTTCAAAAGGATCAAATCGTTGTAATTAGATCTACAACAGAAACAAAAGAATTTGCACGTGCATTAACAAAAGAAGCATATCTTGTTGGTGCTAAAAAGGTTTATGTTCAATGGAGTGATGATTATGTTGGTAAATATACATTTGAACATGCAACACTTGAAACATTAAAGGAAGTTGAACAATGGTCAATTGATCAAACTAGATACTTTGTTGATGAAAATGCTTGTTTTATTTCAATTACATCACCAATTCCAGGATTAAATGCTGGATTAGATGGTTCTAAAATTCAAGCATCAATGGCAGCACGTCAAAAAGCAATTCCTTTTTATCAAGCACACATGATGGCTAATAAAACACAATGGGTTGTAGTTGGAGCACCTAACCAAATTTGGGCGGAAAAAGTTTTCCCTGAACTAAAAGGTGAAAAAGCAGTTGAAGCATTATGGACTGCAATCCTAAATTCAGCTAGAGTGTATGAAAATAATAATCCGATTGCTGACTGGGAAAAACATAATAAAATGTTAAGAGATCACAATAAAATATTAAATGATTTAAACTTTAAACATTTACACTTTACGAATGAATTAGGTACAGATTTAATTGTTGAATTAGTTCCAAATCATATTTGGGCAGGTGGTGCAGAAACATCAGGTAAAGGTGTTATCTTTAATCCTAATATACCAACTGAAGAAAGTTTCACAATGCCAAACAAAAAGGGAACAAGAGGTAAAGTGTTTGCTACTAAACCATTAAACTACCAAGGCAAGTTAATTGAAGACTTCTGGTTAGAATTCAAAGATGGAAAAGTTGTTGCTTTTGAAGCTAAAAAAGAAAATGATGCTTTAAAACAATTAGTGAATGCCGATGAAGGAAGTTCATATATTGGAGAGATTGCTTTAATCAGTTTTGATTCACCAATTTCGAATACAAATATTTTATTCTATAATACTTTATATGATGAAAATGCATCATGTCATATGGCACTTGGTAGAGCATATGCAATGAATGTTAAGGGTGGAACTACAATGACACAAGAAGAATTAGATAAAGCTGGTGCTAATAATTCAATTGTTCACTGTGACTTTATGTTTGGATCAAAAGATTTAAAAATCGTTGGTTTAACACAAGACAATAAAGAAGTTCTAGTATTTGAAAATGGTAATTTTGTGATTTAA
- the pyk gene encoding pyruvate kinase, with the protein MEKTKLVGTMGPASEPKDILREIFKAGLNVARMNFSHGDYEEHGARIKTVRELNEELGTNVALMLDTKGPEMRTNEFQDGAVIIEKGDEVKVVFEQVLGTKEKFSINYPGLYDDVEVGTVLLIDDGYLQTDVIAKNAKDRSITIKARNTHRIKNRRGVNVPNTKINMPFLSEKDRNDIIFGAQVGVDFIAASFVQTAEDVLSIKALLKEHKAEQIQVIAKIENQEGVDNLDEIIEAADGIMYARGDLGVEILPEDLPHLQKEVVEKTRQAGKLIIVATQMVESMQNNPVPTRAEVSDVANAAFDSADSVMLSGEMAAGKYPLEAVKMMKRIVKANEKYVDYDNFVFPLYVSADDIENVAFMATISASTHDVRAIVVDNAELAGAVSKYRPQAFVIPTVTHDEARKLNLRFGVYPVVGKKDADVKKKLQALDVVKGDKYLVVTNDKVEIKVF; encoded by the coding sequence ATGGAAAAAACTAAATTAGTAGGTACAATGGGACCAGCTTCTGAACCAAAAGATATCTTAAGAGAAATCTTCAAAGCAGGTTTAAATGTTGCTAGAATGAATTTTTCACACGGTGATTATGAAGAACACGGTGCGAGAATTAAAACAGTTCGTGAATTAAACGAAGAATTAGGAACTAACGTTGCACTTATGTTAGATACAAAAGGACCAGAAATGAGAACTAATGAGTTCCAAGATGGTGCTGTAATTATTGAAAAAGGCGATGAAGTAAAAGTTGTTTTCGAACAAGTTTTAGGAACTAAAGAAAAATTCTCAATCAACTATCCAGGTTTATATGATGATGTTGAAGTAGGAACTGTTCTTTTAATTGATGATGGTTATTTACAAACAGATGTAATTGCAAAAAATGCAAAAGACCGTTCAATTACAATTAAAGCAAGAAATACACATAGAATTAAAAATCGTCGTGGAGTTAACGTTCCAAACACTAAGATTAATATGCCATTCTTATCTGAAAAAGATCGTAATGATATAATCTTTGGTGCACAAGTTGGTGTTGATTTTATCGCTGCATCATTTGTTCAAACAGCAGAAGATGTTTTATCAATTAAAGCATTATTAAAAGAACATAAAGCAGAACAAATTCAAGTTATTGCAAAAATTGAAAACCAAGAAGGTGTAGATAATTTAGATGAAATTATCGAAGCTGCAGATGGAATTATGTATGCACGTGGAGACTTAGGTGTTGAAATATTACCAGAAGACTTACCACACTTACAAAAAGAAGTTGTTGAAAAAACTCGCCAAGCAGGTAAATTAATTATCGTTGCAACCCAAATGGTTGAATCAATGCAAAATAACCCGGTTCCAACAAGAGCTGAAGTTTCAGACGTTGCAAACGCTGCATTTGATAGTGCTGACTCAGTAATGTTAAGTGGTGAAATGGCTGCTGGTAAATATCCTTTAGAAGCAGTTAAAATGATGAAGAGAATTGTTAAAGCAAATGAAAAATATGTTGATTATGACAATTTTGTATTCCCATTATATGTAAGTGCTGATGATATTGAAAATGTAGCATTTATGGCAACAATTTCAGCTTCAACACACGATGTTAGAGCAATCGTAGTTGATAATGCTGAATTAGCAGGTGCAGTTTCTAAATATCGTCCACAAGCATTTGTAATTCCAACAGTTACTCATGATGAAGCAAGAAAATTAAATCTTCGCTTTGGTGTTTATCCAGTAGTTGGTAAAAAAGATGCTGATGTTAAGAAGAAACTTCAAGCTTTAGACGTTGTTAAAGGTGACAAATACTTAGTTGTTACTAACGACAAGGTTGAAATTAAAGTATTTTAA
- a CDS encoding Rrf2 family transcriptional regulator, whose product MQVNQNFGVAIHLLSCLSEPTGEYKTSAYLAESVNTNPVVVRRILKVLENNGLVETKKGKFGSRLSKDPQQITFYDVYKTFFDGNILQPSHHPNKACPVGNKITGLISNVLSDATTKFENTLKEYTIANMKKEIEKGE is encoded by the coding sequence TTGCAAGTAAATCAAAATTTTGGAGTTGCTATCCATCTATTATCGTGTTTATCAGAACCGACTGGAGAATATAAGACATCAGCATATTTAGCTGAAAGTGTTAATACTAATCCGGTAGTTGTAAGAAGAATTTTAAAAGTTCTTGAAAATAATGGATTAGTTGAAACTAAAAAAGGAAAATTTGGCTCTAGGTTAAGTAAAGACCCACAACAAATAACGTTTTATGATGTTTATAAGACTTTTTTTGATGGGAATATCTTACAACCAAGTCATCATCCTAATAAAGCTTGTCCAGTAGGCAACAAAATAACAGGACTAATATCAAACGTTCTTAGTGATGCAACAACAAAGTTTGAAAATACTTTAAAAGAATACACAATTGCCAATATGAAAAAAGAAATCGAAAAGGGAGAATAA
- a CDS encoding helix-turn-helix domain-containing protein — translation MIKIDLDKILKEKNMTSKDLAEIIDITEANLSILRSGKAKAIRFQTLEKICEVLNVTPGDIIKYEGDN, via the coding sequence ATGATAAAAATTGATTTAGATAAGATACTAAAAGAAAAGAATATGACATCAAAAGATCTTGCTGAAATCATTGATATTACTGAAGCAAATTTATCAATATTACGAAGTGGCAAAGCAAAAGCAATTAGATTCCAAACATTAGAAAAGATTTGTGAAGTATTAAATGTAACACCTGGTGACATTATAAAATATGAAGGAGATAATTAA